A single genomic interval of Coccidioides posadasii str. Silveira chromosome 1, complete sequence harbors:
- a CDS encoding uncharacterized protein (EggNog:ENOG410PR7F~COG:S~TransMembrane:1 (o392-412i)), which yields MVGVPGRSKGCHTCRRRKIACGLQRPVCIQCTKSNRVCAGYQRERIFVLVNPGAKERYTVPEQTSSTSKLGGDAALTVTSTVNRSHATISRCNDGVCSPNSGGVDTVFRASKRQFVLNAFGSHCLSAIQSCRIRSDRHWLLLLPNLPMRSKALEISALALSTIALGRLYGDTSMVMESLKLYTRSLYELQRALYNQALMYEDETLAACMALSLYELLECPAEGRSGYESHCKGLVSLVQHRGVQAHRSGLGHLLFVTVRAQAIFFAMQAHSPTFLAEREWMEIPWQDSSKTPMDRILDCLAQAPKIFGRSDNLSHMRPAEQLWLAYDIVTECWQLDETLQALYDDFESSGPAPLFWPSSSRREPSIGASPFDDSFPAVKLSFADLRTAGTLMMYWAALLMLWSGICDLYQLIRSIDANLIDEQGEDSIDSHDRITQNQRRLPSLGKCSNYMPLARNICGSVEYCLQEKMQILGPCTLSAPLGIVLGVLRDKPRYQREVSWIKGVFENIQWKGIPACNNIK from the exons ATGGTAGGGGTGCCAGGCAGATCTAAGGGGTGCCATACCTGCAGGCGGCGCAAGATTGCG TGCGGCCTCCAAAGGCCCGTATGCATCCAGTGCACCAAGTCCAATCGAGTGTGCGCCGGCTATCAGCGAGAGCGCATTTTTGTCCTGGTAAATCCTGGAGCCAAAGAGAGATACACCGTACCCGAGCAAACTTCATCCACTTCGAAATTAGGAGGCGATGCAGCTTTGACTGTGACTTCCACCGTCAATCGCAGTCATGCTACAATCTCCCGTTGCAATGACGGGGTTTGCAGTCCTAATAGCGGCGGCGTAGATACGGTCTTTAGAGCAAGCAAACGGCAGTTTGTCTTGAATGCATTTGGATCGCACTGTCTCTCTGCGATACAAAGTTGCCGAATCCGAAGTGATAGGCATtggttgctgctgcttcCTAATCTTCCGATGAGAAGTAAGGCCCTCGAGATATCGGCCTTGGCGCTCTCTACTATAGCTCTCGGCCGCCTGTATGGAGATACTTCAATGGTGATGGAAAGCCTGAAACTGTACACCCGAAGCCTTTACGAACTTCAGAGAGCTCTGTATAACCAGGCGCTAATGTATGAGGATGAGACACTGGCAGCCTGTATGGCCTTAAGTTTGTACGAGCTCTTAGAGTGCCCGGCAGAAGGGCGCAGCGGTTACGAAAGTCATTGCAAGGGCCTTGTATCACTAGTCCAGCACCGAGGAGTGCAAGCCCATAGATCGGGTTTGGGACACCTGCTTTTTGTCACCGTTAGGGCGCAGGCG ATTTTCTTTGCGATGCAAGCCCACTCTCCGACTTTTCTAGCGGAACGAGAGTGGATGGAAATCCCGTGGCAGGATTCAAGCAAAACACCCATGGATCGCATTCTCGACTGCCTTGCACAAGCGCCCAAGATTTTTGGTCGAAGCGATAACCTTTCACACATGAGGCCAGCGGAGCAATTGTGGCTTGCATATGACATTGTTACTGAGTGTTGGCAACTCGACGAGACGCTTCAAGCCCTCTACGACGATTTTGAGTCCTCGGGCCCAGCTCCGCTCTTCTGGCCATCGTCATCGCGAAGAGAGCCTTCAATCGGCGCCAGCCCTTTTGATGACTCCTTTCCGGCTGTAAAGTTATCATTTGCGGACCTGAGAACAGCTGGAACGCTAATGATGTACTGGGCAGCACTCCTGATGCTCTGGTCTGGGATTTGCGACCTTTATCAGCTAATACGGTCGATTGATGCGAACTTAATCGACGAGCAAGGCGAAGACAGTATTGATAGTCATGATAGAATCACGCAAAATCAGAGGCGGCTCCCATCCTTGGGGAAATGCTCGAATTATATGCCATTGGCCCGGAATATTTGTGGGTCGGTGGAGTACTGTCTACAAGAGAAGATGCAAATTCTGGGCCCATGTACGCTGTCTGCGCCTCTCGGCATTGTCCTTGGGGTTTTGCGAGACAAACCCCGATATCAACGCGAAGTATCGTGGATCAAAGGTGTCTTTGAAAATATCCAATGGAAAGGCATTCCGGCTTGcaacaatattaaataa
- the ACO1 gene encoding Aconitate hydratase mitochondrial (EggNog:ENOG410PGE5~COG:C~BUSCO:1899at33183) — protein sequence MISTRLTRVGALASKSRLLLGARGMATVADSPLDKKVEMTNWEKGNHINYKKMAENLDIVRARLNRPLTYAEKILYSHLDDPHGQEIERGKSYLKLRPDRVACQDATAQMAILQFMSAGMPSVATPTTVHCDHLIEAQLGGDKDLARANEINKEVYNFLSSSCAKYNIGFWKPGSGIIHQILLENYCFPGGLMIGTDSHTPNGGGLGMAAIGVGGADAVDVMAGLPWELKAPKVIGVKLTGELSGWTAPKDIILKVAGILTVKGGTGAIIEYHGPGVDSLSCTGMGTICNMGAEIGATTSVFPFNERMYDYLKATKRQAIGDFARTYSKGLREDEGAEYDQLIEINLSELEPHINGPFTPDLATPISKFKEAVKANGWPEELKVGLIGSCTNSSYEDMSRAASIARDALNHGLKAKSLFTVTPGSEQIRATIERDGQLKTLEEFGGVILANACGPCIGQWDRKDVKKGEKNSIISSYNRNFTGRNDANPATHAFVTSPDLVVALTVAGTLNFNPLTDTLKGADGKEFKLAPPTGEGLPARGYDPGRDTYQAPPQDRASIQVAVSPSSDRLQVLQPFKPWDGKDAKGIPILIKAQGKTTTDHISMAGPWLKYRGHLDNISNNMLIGAVNAENGETNNVKNFQTGEYAGVPDTARAYKAKGIKWVVIGDWNYGEGSSREHAALEPRHLGGLAIITRSFARIHETNLKKQGMLPLTFTDPADYDRIPPTATVDLMCTELAVGKPITLRVHPKDGKPFDVSLSHTFNESQLQWFKDGSALNTMAKQRA from the exons ATGATCAGCACTAGGCTCACTCGTGTGGGTGCTTTG GCATCCAAATCTCGCCTC CTCCTTGGAGCGCGGGGTATGGCCACTGTCGCTGATTCTCCGCTTGACAAGAAGGTCGAGATGACCAATTGGGAGAAG GGTAACCACATTAACTATAA AAAGATGGCCGAGAACTTGGACATTGTCCGAGCTCGTCTGAATCGCCCCCTTACTTACGCGGAAAAGATTCTCTATTCCCATCTTGATGACCCACACGGTCAGGAGATTGAGCGTGGAAAGTCCTACCTGAAGCTGCGACCGGATCGCGTTGCCTGTCAGGATGCCACAGCCCAGATGGCCATCTTGCAGTTCATGTCAGCTGGCATGCCCTCAGTCGCTACCCCAACCACCGTGCACTGCGACCACTTGATTGAGGCTCAGCTTGGAGGAGATAAGGATCTTGCCAGAGCCAACGAGATCAATAAGGAAGTCTACAACTTCCTTTCCTCTTCCTGCGCAAAATATAACATTGGATTCTGGAAGCCCGGCTCCGGTATTATCCATCAGATTCTTCTCGAGAACTACTGCTTCCCCGGTGGTCTGATGATCGGTACCGACTCTCACACTCCTAACGGTGGTGGTCTCGGTATGGCTGCTATTGGTGTTGGTGGTGCTGATGCCGTCGACGTCATGGCGGGACTTCCATGGGAACTGAAGGCCCCCAAGGTTATTGGTGTGAAGCTCACTGGTGAATTGTCCGGATGGACTGCTCCAAAGG ATATCATCCTGAAGGTCGCTGGTATCCTCACCGTCAAGGGTGGAACTGGTGCTATCATCGAATATCACGGTCCTGGTGTTGACTCTCTGTCCTGCACTGGTATGGGTACCATCTGTAACATGGGTGCCGAAATCGGTGCTACTACCTCCGTTTTCCCCTTCAACGAGCGCATGTATGATTACCTGAAGGCCACGAAGCGTCAAGCTATCGGTGACTTTGCTCGCACATACTCCAAGGGTCTTCGTGAGGACGAGGGTGCCGAATATGACCAGCTCATTGAAATCAACCTGAGCGAGCTTGAGCCTCATATCAACGGTCCTTTCACTCCAGATCTGGCCACTCCTATCTCCAAGTTCAAGGAGGCCGTCAAAGCCAACGGTTGGCCAGAGGAGTTGAAGGTTGGTCTTATCGGATCTTGCACCAACTCTTCCTACGAGGATATGTCCCGCGCAGCTTCCATCGCCCGTGATGCCTTGAACCACGGACTCAAGGCCAAGTCTCTTTTCACTGTTACCCCCGGATCCGAGCAGATCCGCGCCACCATCGAGCGTGATGGTCAGCTGAAGACTCTCGAGGAGTTCGGAGGTGTCATTCTTGCCAATGCTTGCGGCCCTTGCATCGGTCAGTGGGATCGTAAGGACGTCAAGAAGGGCGAGAAGAACTCCATCATCTCCTCCTACAACCGAAACTTCACTGGACGAAATGACGCCAACCCTGCCACCCACGCTTTCGTCACCTCGCCCGACCTTGTTGTTGCCCTGACCGTTGCCGGCACCCTCAACTTCAACCCACTCACCGATACCCTGAAGGGCGCGGATGGAAAGGAATTCAAGCTTGCTCCTCCCACTGGTGAAGGTCTCCCAGCTAGGGGCTACGATCCTGGCCGTGACACCTACCAGGCCCCACCCCAGGACAGAGCCTCGATTCAGGTTGCCGTTTCTCCAAGCAGTGACCGCCTCCAGGTTCTCCAGCCTTTCAAACCCTGGGATGGAAAGGATGCCAAGGGCATCCCAATCCTGATCAAGGCTCAAGGAAAGACCACCACCGACCATATCTCCA TGGCCGGCCCCTGGTTGAAATACCGTGGTCACCTTGACAACATTTCCAACAACATGCTTATCGGTGCTGTGAATGCCGAGAACGGAGAAACTAACAATGTCAAGAACTTCCAGACCGGAGAATACGCCGGTGTTCCCGATACTGCCCGTGCTTATAAGGCTAAGGGCATTAAATGGGTTGTGATTGGTGACTGGAACTACGGTGAAGGTAGCTCCCGAGAACACGCTGCTCTTGAACCCAGACATCTTGGTGGTCTTGCCATCATCACCCGAAGCTTCGCCCGTATT CACGAGACCAACCTCAAGAAGCAAGGAATGTTGCCTCTCACCTTCACTGATCCCGCCGACTACGACAGAATCCCACCAACCGCAACCGTCGACCTCATGTGCACTGAGCTCGCTGTCGGCAAGCCTATCACCCTCCGTGTCCACCCCAAGGATGGCAAGCCATTCGATGTCTCATTGTCCCACACCTTCAACGAGTCTCAACTCCAGTGGTTTAAGGACGGAAGCGCTCTCAACACCATGGCCAAGCAGAGAGCATAA
- the TPS1 gene encoding Trehalose-6-P synthase/phosphatase complex synthase subunit (CAZy:GT20~EggNog:ENOG410PFBQ~COG:H~BUSCO:4857at33183) — protein sequence MPSLESPHKEDPRLLLVSNRLPITIKRSDDGKYDSSMSSGGLVSGLSGLSKTTRFQWYGWPGLEVPEDEIEIVTKRLKDEYNAVPVFIDDELADRHYNGFSNSILWPLFHYHPGEITFDESAWNAYRDANRLFAKAIAKDVRDGDLVWVHDYHLMLLPSMLREEIGETKSNVKIGFFLHTPFPSSEIYRILPVRNELLLGVLHCDLIGFHTYDYARHFLSSCSRILGLSTTPNGVEFQGKMVSVGAFPIGIDPDKFSEGLKKEKVQKRIAQLEQKFQGVKLMVGVDRLDYIKGVPQKLHALEVFLTDHPEWIGKVVLVQVAVPSRQDVEEYQNLRAVVNELVGRINGKFGTVEFMPIHFMHKSVNFDELIALYAVSDACIVSSTRDGMNLVSYEYIATQHKRHGVLVLSEFAGAAQSLNGSIIVNPWNTEELAAAYQEAVTMSDEQRALNYSKLEKYVHKFTSAFWGQSFVSELTRISAHGEKKLLLRRSSVAPNAAADVINNDVDGH from the exons ATGCCGTCCCTCGAGTCCCCGCACAAAGAAGACCCGAGATTGCTTCTGGTTTCCAACCGGCTTCCAATCACCATTAAGCGTTCAGATGATGGCAAGTACGATTCCTCGATGTCGTCAGGCGGTCTCGTAAGCGGGCTAAGTGGTCTCTCAAAGACGACGAGATTTCAATGGTACGGTTGGCCTGGTCTAGAGGTACCGGAGGATGAAATTGAAATAGTCACCAAGAGATTGAAGGATGAATATAATGCGGTGCCTGTGTTCATCGACGATGAACTTGCTGATAGGCATTATAATGGATTTTCAA ACTCAATCCTCTGGCCCCTCTTCCATTATCATCCGGGAGAGATAACCTTCGATGAATCTGCGTGGAATGCTTACCGGGATGCCAACCGCCTTTTCGCAAAAGCCATTGCAAAAGACGTGAGGGATGGTGATTTAGTTTGGGTTCACGATTACCATTTAATGCTCTTACCGTCAATGTTGCGCGAAGAGATCGGAGAGACCAAGTCCAACGTCAAGATAGGCTTCTTTCTTCACACCCCATTCCCCAGCAGCGAGATATATCGTATCTTACCGGTTCGAAATGAGCTCCTTCTCGGTGTTCTCCATTGTGATCTGATTGGATTCCACACATATGACTACGCGCGACATTTTCTGAGCAGTTGCTCTCGGATATT GGGTTTATCCACTACGCCTAACGGTGTGGAGTTTCAGGGCAAGATGGTTTCTGTTGGTGCATTTCCGATCGGCATTGACCCTGATAAATTCTCCGAAGGGctaaagaaggaaaaagtgCAAAAACGAATCGCTCAGTTGGAGCAGAAGTTCCAAGGTGTAAAGTTGATGGTCGGAGTCGATAGACTTGACTACATCAAAGGAGTACCTCAAAAATTACATGCCCTGGAAGTATTTTTGACGGACCATCCCGAATGGATTGGCAAAGTCGTTCTTGTCCAAGTTGCGGTTCCGAGCAGACAAGACGttgaagaatatcaaaaTTTGAGAGCAGTGGTCAATGAGCTAGTTGGGAGGATTAACGGGAAGTTTG GCACGGTGGAGTTTATGCCGATTCATTTCATGCATAAATCTGTTAATTTCGACGAGCTCATTGCACTATACGCGGTGTCAGATGCTTGCATCGTTTCGTCAACAAGAGATGGTATGAATCTTGTGTCATACGAATATATCGCAACGCAGCACAAGCGTCATGGTGTCCTTGTTCTTTCTGAATTTGCAGGCGCCGCGCAAAGCCTCAACGGCAGCATCATTGTGAACCCCTGGAATACTGAAGAGCTGGCAGCTGCTTACCAGGAAGCTGTCACCATGAGCGATGAGCAGAGGGCCCTTAACTACTCAAAGCTGGAGAAATATGTTCACAAGTTTACTAG CGCATTTTGGGGCCAGTCGTTTGTTTCCGAATTGACTAGGATATCTGCCCATGGAGAAAAGAAACTGCTCCTGAGACGTTCATCAGTAGCACCCAATGCTGCCGCCGATGTCATAAACAATGATGTCGACGGCCACTGA
- a CDS encoding uncharacterized protein (EggNog:ENOG410PWQB~TransMembrane:5 (o6-26i38-58o70-94i106-129o149-168i)), whose product MLNDHSKASIAQILFYLPALVFTGYLRWHRHGRPRMAWIILLVFTIIRIACGVVVIIYENNQNNDGLLAASTILLNAGVFPLIAATIGLIRIITALDFQNSPGVRYGLILSRIFFIGGIFVIVAGASIVGDTDHPKKVSTGSDLVKSGYIILAIFVATLLGFQAYFWFKRAGLTQTSVTVGLSLLPH is encoded by the exons ATGCTCAACGACCACTCTAAGGCGAGTATTGCACAGATACTCTTCTACCTTCCTGCCCTCGTGTTCACGGGATACCTTCGCTGGCACCGCCATGGACGCCCAAGAATGGCATGGATTATCCTCCTTGTGTTTACAATCA TTCGGATTGCATGTGGCGTGGTGGTGATAATTTATGAGAACAACCAGAATAACGACGGTTTATTGGCTGCTTCAACCATTCTTTTGAATGCAGGAGTATTTCCTCTTATTGCTGCAACCATTGGCCTTATCAGAATCAT CACAGCCTTAGACTTCCAAAATAGTCCTGGAGTCCGCTATGGTTTGATCCTTTCACGGATCTTCTTTATTGGTGGTATTTTCGTTATTGTCGCTGGTGCCTCCATTGTCGGCGATACCGATCATCCAAAAAAGGTGTCAACTGGCTCGGACTTGGTGAAATCCGGCTATATCATTCTCGCAATATTTGTGGCCACGCTGCTTGGATTCCAAGCCTATTTCTGGTTCAAGCGCGCAGGTCTTACTCAAACCAGTGTGACGGTAGGCTTATCCCTATTGCCACATTGA
- the BUD20 gene encoding Bud site selection protein 20 (BUSCO:497024at4751~EggNog:ENOG410PMXD~COG:A~BUSCO:16240at33183) — MGAIRRSKTKRRTRDYDQVRNDIDSARHLELYKETKDVEDLPGLGQYYCVECSKWFESEYNLTAHRKGKNHKRRIRLLKEEPHTQKLAEAAVGLTSDNGKRGDGDAMQITESNEG, encoded by the exons ATGGGTGCCATCAGACGATCGAAAACTAAACGGCGAACAAG GGACTACGACCAGGTCCGCAATGACATCGACTCAGCGAGGCATCTAGAGTTATATAAAGAGACAAAAGATGTGGAAGACTTGCCCGGTTTAGGTCAATATTACTGCGTTGAATGTTCAAAATGGTTTGAGAGCGAGTACAATTTAACAGCACACCGGAAAGGCAAAAACCACAAACGAAG AATTCGTCTATTGAAAGAAGAACCACATACACAGAAACTAGCCGAAGCGGCGGTCGGATTGACGAGTGATAACGGGAAGCGTGGTGATGGAGATGCGATGCAGATTACCGAGTCAAACGAGGGTTGA
- a CDS encoding uncharacterized protein (EggNog:ENOG410PG1P~COG:S), with amino-acid sequence MAVQLISIPEVERLSASVIRILAGNPGKFTLQGTNTYLVGRGPQRLLIDTGEGKPSWIAALKSVLAAERATVSQALLTHWHHDHIGGVADLSRLCPKVKIYKHQPDGGQEDIHDGQVFKVEGATLTAFYTPGHASDHMAFVLEEENAMFTADNVLGHGTAVFENLGVYLTSLEKMSARGTKTGYPGHGPIIEDCKTKIAEYIKHRQQRENEILRVLEYGSLEASPMPESSERKPSSWTPMELVKVIYQNVPENLHLPAAYGVSQVLLKLEDDGRVIHDRKSDKWTLISVRSTL; translated from the exons ATGGCAGTACAGTTGATATCGATACCAGAGGTGGAGAGATTGAGTGCGTCGGTGATCAGAATATTGGCCGGAAATCCCGGCAAG TTCACGTTGCAAG GTACAAATACATATCTCGTCGGTCGTGGACCCCAGCGGCTGCTTATCGACACGGGCGAAGGCAAACCCAGTTGGATCGCAGCGTTAAAATCGGTGCTCGCGGCGGAGAGAGCCACTGTGAGTCAAGCATTGCTTACTCACTGGCATCACGATCATATCGGTGGCGTGGCAGATTTGTCGAGATTATGTCCTAAAGTGAAGATATATAAACATCAGCCAGACGGCGGCCAGGAGGATATACATGATGGGCAAGTTTTCAAGGTCGAGGGGGCAACGTTGACGGCCTTTTATACGCCGGGGCATGCCAGTGATCATATGGCATTTGTCCTAGAGGAGGAAAATGCCATGTTTACGGCCGACA ATGTATTAGGACACGGCACAGCGGTGTTTGAGAACCTCGGGGTCTATCTGACTAGTCTTGAGAAGATGAGCGCTCGGGGGACGAAAACAGGATACCCGGGTCACGGTCCGATCATTGAAGATTGCAAAACGAAAATAGCCGAATATATCAAGCACCGACAACAAAGAGAAAACGAAATCTTGCGTGTTTTGGAATACGGGAGTTTAGAAGCCTCTCCTATGCCGGAGTCATCGGAGCGCAAACCCAGCTCCTGGACTCCGATGGAACTTGTCAAGGTTATCTACCAAAACGTGCCGGAGAATCTGCATCTGCCGGCCGCTTACGGAGTGAGCCAAGTGCTCCTCAAGCTGGAAGACGATGGAAGAGTAATCCATGACCGGAAATCCGATAAATGGACGTTGATCTCTGTGAGATCGACGCTATGA